TATGGGGTTCCATCCGACGCTTGGAAGTACGTGGCGCACCAGCGATTGGCATGGCGGCGGCTTACGGGCTCTACCTGGGCATTCGTGGCAGTGAAGCGAGTAACTACGATGAGTTTTGGCAGGAACTGAACCAGCAGGCAGACTACCTGGGCTCTTCCCGTCCGACAGCGGTGAATCTGTTCTGGGCGTTGGATCGTATCAAGGCTCGTGTTGAAAAAGAAAGCGGTGCGTCGATTGCCAATTTGAAGGCGGCAGTGCTCGATGAAGCACTGGCGATACAAAAGGAAGACGCTGAAGTATGCCGGACCATCGGAGAGCATTTGCTCACTCTGTTGCATGACGGTATGGGAATTCTCACGCACTGTAATCCAGGGGCATTGGCTACAGCAGCGTACGGTACGGCTACCGCTCCCTTTTATTTGGCAAAGGAACGCGGCTGGAACCTGAAGGTGTACGCGGACGAAACTCGTCCTGTCCTGCAAGGTGCTCGTCTTACTGCATTCGAATTGCAGCAAGCAGGAATTGATGTCACGCTGATCTGCGACAACATGGCGGCGATGGTCATGTCCCAAGGGAAAGTAGAGGCTGTCATCGTGGGTACAGACCGCGTAGCGGCGAATGGCGATGTCGCCAACAAAATCGGCACGTATGGGGTAGCGGTATTGGCAAAAGCTCACGGCATTCCTTTTTACGTGGCAGCTCCCTTGTCCTCCGTCGATCTGGAGACACCGACAGGCGCAGATATTCCGATTGAAGAGCGTCCAGCTGAGGAAATTACCCACGGCTTGGGCAAACAGGTAGCTCCAGACGATATCAAGGTGTACAATCCTGCGTTCGATGTAACGCCTGCGAAGTACATTACTGCGATCGTTACGGAGACAGGCATTTTCAAGCCGGAAGAGATCGGCAACAGCAAAAAATAAAAGAATCGTTTATAAGCGTTCGCCCTGTTGTTGCAGGCGGGCGCTTTTTGCTCATTTTGGTGTTTTCCAGTAAAATATCCAATAAAAGGGGAGATTCGTATGCAAACGATTCAACGGATAGCCATCAATGAAGATACGTACTTGAAACAATTAGAATTAGCCGATGCTGAGGAGTTATTTTTGCTTACGGATTCAAACCGCAAGAATCTTATGGAGTGGCTGCCATGGCTGAATTATACGAAGAAGGTAGAGGATTCTCGCCAATTCATCCAAGCGACGATCCAGCAGTACAACGATAATCGCGGCATCAACTACGGCATTTGGTACCAAGGGCGTCTGGCTGGAACAGTCGGCGTACATACGGTGGATTGGATCAATAAAAAAACGTCCATCGGCTATTGGCTGGGTGCGCAATTTCAGGGCAAGGGCCTGATGACAGAAGCAGTGGCGACGTACTTGGACGTGTTGATCTTCGGGTCATGGGATTTGGAAAAAGTAACGATTCAGGCTGCTACGGAAAACGACAAGAGCAGATCGATCCCGGAACGATTAGGGTTTCAACTGGAAGGGATACTGCGCCGGAATGAATTCCTTTATGATCATTACGTGGATCATGCCACTTACAGCCTGCTAAAAGAGGAATGGCTTGACTGGAAAACCGATAAAAAATCGTAGGTTGAACTGTATGCTTTGATTGACAATGAAAATTCTGTAAATTACGATGGTGAAGACAGATCAAGAGGGCTGCGCGTGATTCGCAAGCCCTTTTTTAGTCGTGCTGTTAGCTTTGAATAAATAGAGGTGATTTAGATGCAGACACTTCGGCAATTATCTTGGTTTTTTCGTGCCTATTGGAAACGATACGTCATTGGAATCTCAGTGCTGTTTATTATCGATGTCCTCATGCTTTGGCCGCCGAAATTAATCGGGGATCTGGTCGATTCAATTCGCAACAGTTCCCTGACGGACGCTGACTTGACGCAAACAGTGGTCATCTTGCTCGTATTGGGTGTGAGCTTGTATGGGTTGCGGTTTCTCTGGCGGTACTTGTTAAATGGGGGAGCCTTGATTCTCGAGAGGACGTTGCGTGAGCGACTGTTTGCCCATTTGACCAGAATGACCCCGTCGTTTTTTCATCGCAAACGCAGTGGTGATCTGATGGCTGTGGCTACCAACGATATTCCCGCCATTGAACAAACGGCTAGTACAGGAGTGCTTACGCTTGTCGATGCGCTGTTTATGACCTTGTTAACGCTGGGCGTTATGGTGACCTCAATTGATTGGAAGCTGACACTGGCTGCACTGATTCCGATGCCGTTTTTGGCTTGGTCAACGGCGTACTATGGAAAGTTGCTGCATGAGCGCTTTTACTTGGCACAGGAAGCCTTCGGAGAGATGAATGATCATGTTCAACAATCCGTATCGGGTGTTCGGGTTTTGAGAGCATTTGTTCAGGAAAAGGCCGATATTGAGGCATATCGCCGGGTTAGTGAAAAAACGTTGGAGCGAAATGTGAGCGTTTCGCGGATCGATGCCCTTTTCGAGCCGACGATCGGGATTATTATTGGCTTCAGCTTTTTGATCGGTCTGGGCTATGGGACGTATTTGGTGTTCACCAGCGCTATCTCCTTAGGGGATTTGGTTGCGTTCAATTTATACTTGGGACTTTTAATTTGGCCGATGTTCGCCTTTGGTTGGCTGGTCAATGTGTTGCAACGCGGCGGCGCTTCCCACAAGCGTTTTACAGAGCTAATGGTGGAGCAGCCAGATGTGACGGAAGCAGCGAATCCGGTCACGAGCCAAATCGCCAATACCGTAGAAGCACGCCATTTTTCCTTTACATATCCGGGCACTGACAAGCCGGCACTCACCGACATCTCGTTTCGTTTGGGAGAAGGAGAGACGCTCGGGATTGTCGGACGGACGGGAAGCGGCAAGTCGACGTTGTGTCGTTCCTTATTGCATCAATATCAGATGAAGGAACAAGCTCTGTTTATCGGGGGCATCCCGATCGAAGGACTCGCTTTCGATACGCTACGGGAAAAAATCGGCTATGTGCCTCAGGAGCATTTGCTGTTCTCACGGACGATTGCAGAAAATGTTACATTCGGAAAACCACAAGCAACGACTGAGGAAGTGATGCGTGCGTTGGAGCTTGCGGAGATGAAGAGAGATCTGGCGCAATTCAGAGATGGATTGCAAACCATGGTTGGAGAGAAGGGAGTCACCCTCTCTGGGGGACAAAAACAGCGTATTTCCATTGCACGCGCTCTTTTGACGGATGCGGATATTCTGATTCTCGACGATTCACTATCGGCTGTGGATGCGCGGACTGAGGAGAGTATCCTTCGTCATCTGCGACAGGAGCGCGCGGATAAAACGACGATTATCACTGCTCATCGATTGTCTGCCGTACAGCACGCACAACTGATTCTCGTGCTGGATGAGGGGCAGATCGTCGAACGAGGGACACATGACGAGCTGATGCAGCGCAACGGGTGGTATGCGGAGCAGTACCGTCGTCAGCAAATGGAACAGGACGTGGCTGGTTGAAAGGGGGAGCGTTTCATGAGCAAAGAAAAGGTATGGGGGCGTTTGACCGAGTTCGCCAGGCCATTTCAAAAGCAAATACTGGGCGCGCTGTTCCTGCTCTTACTGGGAACGAGTGCAGAGTTGGCGGGTCCTTTTTTAGCCAAGGTCATGATTGATAATCACATCTTGGCGATCCAAAAGCCTTGGTATCAACTGGACGAAGTGCCACCACAAGCAGCGGGGCAGGTCGCCTCATTGAACGGTACAAACTATATTCGAGAAGATGTCGCAGCAATGACGGGTCTTGCTTTGGACAGCATCAAACAAAAGGAAGTAACCGTGCTGACAGAAGGCACGACCTATTACTTGGTCTTTGGTAAGGTGAATCCAAACGCGGAGAAGCAATTCACTCCGATTGCGCCAGAAAACAGCAGGGAGCGCTTCGAGGTAACGACGAAGGATCCATCAGGTCAAAAGATGACCTCCACAGGCATTCGGCTAACCGCAGAGGAAGTCAAGGTGATGTATCAAGGGGATTTCCTGCCCATTGTCTGGCTGTCTGTAGGTTATGGAGCACTGATCTTGCTCTCTGCTGGTTTCAACTACGTCCAGATTTTGTGGCTGCAAAAGATCGCCCAGCGCATCATTCAGCAAATGAGGATGAAGTTGTTTATCCATTTGCAAAAGCTTCCGGTTGCCTTTTTTGACAAAACGCCAGTAGGTGCGCTTGTCTCCCGTGTGAGCAATGATACAGAAGCCATCCGTGAGCTGTATGTAAGTGTGCTCGCCACATTTGTACAGAACGGTCTTTATTTGATTGGAATCTTGATCGCGCTCTACATCTTGCAGCCTGAGCTCGCCTTCTTCTGCTTTTTGACGGTGCCAGTGCTCGTACTGCTAGTCTACGTGTATCAAAAGTATAGCTCTCGTTACTATGCGGTGATTCGCGCGAAGCTCAGTGATATGAACACAACGATCAATGAAATGATCCAGAACATGACGATCGTGCAGGCTTTTCGTCGGGAGAAAGGTGTACAAAAGGAGTTTGCGGATGTAAACGAAGACTACTTCAAGGTGCGGATGAAAGAAATCAATCTCGAATCCTTGCTTTTGCGCCCAGCGGTAGATTTGATCTGGAAAATTTCCTTGACGCTGATCGTGTGGTATTACGGCTCGACTTCCTTCCACAGTGCGATTTCCTTTGGTGCGCTTTTTGCTTTTGTCGATTACATGGGGCGTTTTTTCGAACCAATCAATATGATCATGAATCGGTTGTCGCAAATGCAACAGGCGACCATTTCGGCGGGGCGCGTCTTCGAAATTATGGATGAGATGACGGAGAAGCAAGAAACGGGTGCGCAAATCGAGCGCCCGCGTGGAGAGGTTGTTTTTGATAGCGTATCTTTTGCTTATCAGGGTGATGATTACGTCTTGAAAAACGTCTCCTTTACGGCGCAGCCTGGGCAGACGATTGCGCTGGTAGGGCACACCGGATCGGGAAAAAGCTCCTTGATGAATTTGCTGCTCGGGTTCTATCCGGTGACGAAAGGGAGCATTTTGATCGACGGGCAGGATATGAGACAGATTGATACGCATTCGGTGCGCAGTCATGTCGGTCTCGTTTTGCAAGACCCGTTCTTGTTTACGGGAAGCATTGGATTCAATATTCGCATGTACAAGGATACGATTACGGATGAAGAAGTGAAGCGGGCTGCAAAAGCGGTACGTGCTGATGAATTCATTTCCAAGCTGCCGGGCGGTTATGACGAACCAGTTGTCGAGCGGGGCATGACACTATCCGCTGGCCAGCGCCAATTGATCTCTTTTGCACGTGCATTGGCTGCTGATCCGGCGATGCTGATCTTGGATGAAGCAACGGCAAGCATTGACAGTGAAACAGAGCTAGCCATTCAGGAAGCGTTGCATGTACTATCAAAAGGTAGGACGACATTCATCATTGCACATCGATTGTCGACGATTCAGCACGCCGACCAGATTCTTGTTTTGTCCCGTGGAGAAATCATGGAGCGAGGTACCCATGACGAACTCATGGCGCAAAATGGTCTTTATCAAAAAATGTACCAGCTTCAGCAGGGGAGTGCTTCCGTAGAGAGTGCTTAGTAGGGAGCTAGGGAGGAGAAACAACACCATGTCACAGTCACGTTACACCTTTTGGGTGTTGATTTTGGCTGTCGGTATTGCGGGGGTAAGCCAAGGCTTGACGATCCCGATGCTGACGGTTTTATTGGAAAAACAAGGTGTTTCATCTGTGATGAACGGACTCAACGCCGCTGCCTTGTATATTGGGATGGTCATGGTCAATCCATTTTTAGAAATCCCACTGCGGCGCATTGGATACCGATCCACGATATTATGGGGATTGCTGTTAGTGACGATCGCAACAGCGCTCATCCCGATGTTTAGTCATTTGGCGGTCTGGTTCGTATTACGCTTACTGATGGGTGTGGGCGATAGTGGTTTACATTACGCTAGCCAAATGTGGGTGACGAAGATTGCAGCTCCGGAGAATCGTGGACGTGATCTTTCCATTTACGGGCTGGCATATGGCGTGGGCTTTAGCGTTGGTCCATTAGGCTTAAGCGTGCTCCATTTGGGGATTTGGGTACCTTTTGGCGGCTTGCTCGTTCTGTATCTGATTGCCTTCTTATTATTATCACGGATCAAAAATGAATTCCCAGCACAGATCGAACAAACGGAAAAAAAGCAAAACAAATACGCATTTGTTTTACGACTTGCCTGGCTGGCGCTGATTCCTTCATTTTTGTTCGGATTCATGGAGACGTCACTCAACGGTAGTTTCCCCGTTTATGCCTTGCGTACCGGCTTGTCCATTGAATGGGTTTCCTTGATTCTTCCGTCGTTTGTCGTGGGAAGTATTATCTTGCAGATGCCGCTGGGGGCATTGAGTGACCGTATAGGACGTAAGCAGGTCATGCTCGTGTGTGCGCTTGTAGGGGGATTGGCTTTCTTCTTGTTCCCGTTTGCAGGTGAAAACATATGGCTGATGATGCTACTGTTGGCCATAGCGGGAGCGGCTGTCGGCTCGTTTTACTCGCTGGGCTTGGCTTTTTCGGCAGATATTTTACCAGCATCGATGGTTCCTACCGCAGGAATTATCGCCGGTGTCAATTTTGGTGTCGCCAGTATTTTGGCTCCGAATGTGAATGGCCTGCTGATGGACGTGTGGGAGCCGTGGACGATCTTTTGGCTGATGGGATCGCTGCTCGTTGTTTTTGCGGCAGCTTGCCTGTTTTTCAAGCAAAAGACTACCCAGGAACAGACGTATTCGATGCCGTTGCAAAAACAGGGGTAAAAACAAGGATGGAAAAGCTTCGCCAAGTTTTTGGCGAGGCTTTTATTTTTTGCCCAAAAAAGCATAAACGGGCATCAAGGAGGGAAGCGTATGAATAATAAGTAGAACAGCATGATTGGAAGGGGTTACCCGATGCTGACACCTTGCATTTTCAGAAGAGGCCTTGCCTGGATTTTATTTTTCGTGCTCAGTCTGGTAATCATTCCGTTTTTCTCAGATGACGGCCAGGCTCCGAAACCGTCTGCACCTGCACCTGCTACTACAAATTCAACTTCGCAGCCATAGCAATTGACAAAGAGGCTACAAAAAAGACCGTTGATCTGAGAAAGGTACAGTCACTCACAAAAGATGAGGAGACTGTACCTTTTTCTTTACAAAAAATGCGATTGAACTTATTTGTTATTTGGTATTCGATAAGCCTTTTTTCAAAAACTCCTATAGATTGAAGAGCATGCAGGTGCACATATTTACGAATTTTCACATACGCCTATGATCTCTTTAGGTATTGACTCAAAAACCAACACTTCTGGTTTTAGATAAGGTTTTTTTAACAAGTACTCTTCAAGTGTCATCATACTATTCCAATACAATTTGATCCAATGCTCAAGAGATTCACCAGTATCAAAATCCAACGCATCTTCAAAGGTGAATTTATTATCTTCATAGAATGATTGGTCATATATTCATTGTAATATTCCCATCAAAAACTAAAATTTTATCTTGGATATGATTTTTAGATGGAACATACAAAAGACGACCCTATCCCCAAAAATTTGAGGACAGGGTCGTCTTTTGAATCAGTTCCGCGAAACTTAGCGAGTAACAAAATTTTGCGTGAAATACGGGCGGCCATCTTTCATAACGATACCGACACCGAGTTGCTTGAATTTTGGATTGAGCAAGTTTTGACGATGGCCTGCGGAGTTCATCCAGCTTATGTGGGCTTCGACCCCGTCTAGCTGTCCGTAGGCAATATTTTCACCAGCTGAGCTGTAGCGAATGCCAGCTTTCTTCAAACGGTCAAACGGACTTCCCGTAGATGGGGAGGTATGGTTGAAAAAGTTATGCTGGCCCATGTCTTGGCTGTGTGCTCTGGCCACTACTGCTACTTGTTCATCCCAAGTGATAACGGGCAGTTTGGCACGCTGTCTCGCCACGTTGAGCAAGTCCAAATTTTGTTTCTCGTATGCGAGCGCTGCTTGCTTTATTTGTGCGTCTGTCAGTTTTGGCAGTTCCGGTAATTTCGTATAGGAAATGGGATACATCAAGCCAATCGCAATGGTGGCAAAATGCTCAGGAGTAGAGATGCGTACTCCTGCGACCTTATTTCCACCCAGCTGATCGATGGAGAAGGTGATCACTTGATTGTTTTGGATATAGGTCGGATGAGTAAGGGTATTCTTTTGGATACGCAGACTCGGCATGATCGTCAGCGTGTCTTGCGGTGCACCCCAGCTATTTTGTAGGTCTTTTGTAGTAGATCCAATCGTGATGCCATTCAGATTCAGCTTGGCTCCATTGCTAAACAACGTCACGACTTTGCCGTTTTGCATGCCGACTTGAAGGTAGTTGTTCAAATCTTGATTGTAAATCCACCATTCCACACCCGTATGACTAGGATCAATGCGGGCAGGCTTGCCTAATGCTTGTTCTACCTGTGCTGGGCTCATTCCTAGTTGAAGGTTATAGACGTTATTCGTTTTAACAGCTACTGCTTGAGGGGCAGCAGATGCAACTGAAATAGGAAGGACAGGGGCAAAGTGGCCGAGCAGAGCCAGCGAAAGGCTCAGGGCGAGGATGCTGGTTATTTTCTGTTTACGCATGTATCTTCCTCCTCGGTTGGGATAGGATCTGCCTTGTTGGTAATGGTATCGGCAGGAAGCTCCTACAAAAATAGGGACCAAGGATGCAAAAATAAAACCCCCGCTATAGAGCGGAGGTTATGGTCGACGATCCCGGACGACGTATGTTTTGGCGATCAGATCATGCCAGCCTTGCTTACGTGGGTGCCATGCAACCCATAGATAGCCCAGTCCGAATACAAGTGAAGCGATGAATTTGCCAATGACTTCGCGTAATAATACTTGTCCGCCGGATAGATTGCCTCGCGCCTGTCTGGCACTGATGACACGGATGCCTGTGATCAGTTTTCCCAAGGTTTGTCCGGTCCACCAGGTCAGCAAGATCATATAGAGGAGATCAAATAACACCTCAACCAAATCGATGAAGTGAAAAGAGGCGTAAGGAACGGAAAAAACACGCCGTAACGGATTGAAAACGAGGTAGCTAATCCCGATCAAGAACATCGAATCAAGGAGCGAGGCTACGACACGAATCCAGAAGCCTGCATACGAATGCTGTGGATGGGCTTCATGATAGGGCTCATGGGATACAGGCTCATGTGCTTTTTCATCGTGGGGAAGCTGGTTCATGAGAAGCCACTCCTTTCCTTTTTAACAGGCTAAGGCATGAACTGATACAGGAGGCGAGGTGAGCTTTGGCGGTCCCATATTCGATTGAGACCAAGTGGATCAGGATTCGACCAGTACTGTTTCATGCTAAATAACAGCTTGCTGATGGAGAGCTGGTCTGCATAGCGGATGACCATGGCTTCTTTTTCTCCAGACAAAGAGTGCGCGTAGCGTGTTGCTTCCTCTAAATCACCGAATTCATCGATGAGCCCCAGACGTTTTGCTTGCTCACCGGAATAGACACGGCCGTCAGCGATTTCCAGCACGCGTTGACGGGAGAGGTTGCGGCCCTTGACGATGACGTCGACAAAATGGTTGTAGCTTTCGTTGACGAGTGTTTGGAAAATGTGCTGTTCTGGGTCCGTCAGTGGCCGGGACGGACTACCGATGTCTTTGAAGCGTCCGCTCTTGATCGCGTATTGATGCACACCCAGCTTGTTCGCAGCTTCACTATAGTTAAACAGATTGAAAATCACACCGAGACTGCCGGTTAGTGTGTTGGGATTGGCAAAAATCGCATCGCCTGTTGTGGCCAAGTAATAGCCGCCAGAGGCTGCTGTGGAACCCATGCTGACGACAATGGGAAGATTGCGCACCTGCTTGAGCCGTAGCAAGCGTCTGTGTAATTCATCGGTAGCGACGACCTCTCCCCCTGGACTATCAATGCGAAGGACCACGGCTTTCACTAGTTCATCCTCTTCAATTCGGCGTAGTTGTTCCGTTAATAGCTCCGTCATCGAAGGTAGCCCAGCGCTATTCTGTTGCCCCGAAATAACGCCGTTTA
The window above is part of the Brevibacillus antibioticus genome. Proteins encoded here:
- the mtnA gene encoding S-methyl-5-thioribose-1-phosphate isomerase, with protein sequence MTTSTQLAPVTWENDALVLLDQTRLPVETIYLNLTTSEQVWGSIRRLEVRGAPAIGMAAAYGLYLGIRGSEASNYDEFWQELNQQADYLGSSRPTAVNLFWALDRIKARVEKESGASIANLKAAVLDEALAIQKEDAEVCRTIGEHLLTLLHDGMGILTHCNPGALATAAYGTATAPFYLAKERGWNLKVYADETRPVLQGARLTAFELQQAGIDVTLICDNMAAMVMSQGKVEAVIVGTDRVAANGDVANKIGTYGVAVLAKAHGIPFYVAAPLSSVDLETPTGADIPIEERPAEEITHGLGKQVAPDDIKVYNPAFDVTPAKYITAIVTETGIFKPEEIGNSKK
- a CDS encoding GNAT family N-acetyltransferase, with translation MQTIQRIAINEDTYLKQLELADAEELFLLTDSNRKNLMEWLPWLNYTKKVEDSRQFIQATIQQYNDNRGINYGIWYQGRLAGTVGVHTVDWINKKTSIGYWLGAQFQGKGLMTEAVATYLDVLIFGSWDLEKVTIQAATENDKSRSIPERLGFQLEGILRRNEFLYDHYVDHATYSLLKEEWLDWKTDKKS
- a CDS encoding ABC transporter ATP-binding protein — translated: MQTLRQLSWFFRAYWKRYVIGISVLFIIDVLMLWPPKLIGDLVDSIRNSSLTDADLTQTVVILLVLGVSLYGLRFLWRYLLNGGALILERTLRERLFAHLTRMTPSFFHRKRSGDLMAVATNDIPAIEQTASTGVLTLVDALFMTLLTLGVMVTSIDWKLTLAALIPMPFLAWSTAYYGKLLHERFYLAQEAFGEMNDHVQQSVSGVRVLRAFVQEKADIEAYRRVSEKTLERNVSVSRIDALFEPTIGIIIGFSFLIGLGYGTYLVFTSAISLGDLVAFNLYLGLLIWPMFAFGWLVNVLQRGGASHKRFTELMVEQPDVTEAANPVTSQIANTVEARHFSFTYPGTDKPALTDISFRLGEGETLGIVGRTGSGKSTLCRSLLHQYQMKEQALFIGGIPIEGLAFDTLREKIGYVPQEHLLFSRTIAENVTFGKPQATTEEVMRALELAEMKRDLAQFRDGLQTMVGEKGVTLSGGQKQRISIARALLTDADILILDDSLSAVDARTEESILRHLRQERADKTTIITAHRLSAVQHAQLILVLDEGQIVERGTHDELMQRNGWYAEQYRRQQMEQDVAG
- a CDS encoding ABC transporter ATP-binding protein, with translation MSKEKVWGRLTEFARPFQKQILGALFLLLLGTSAELAGPFLAKVMIDNHILAIQKPWYQLDEVPPQAAGQVASLNGTNYIREDVAAMTGLALDSIKQKEVTVLTEGTTYYLVFGKVNPNAEKQFTPIAPENSRERFEVTTKDPSGQKMTSTGIRLTAEEVKVMYQGDFLPIVWLSVGYGALILLSAGFNYVQILWLQKIAQRIIQQMRMKLFIHLQKLPVAFFDKTPVGALVSRVSNDTEAIRELYVSVLATFVQNGLYLIGILIALYILQPELAFFCFLTVPVLVLLVYVYQKYSSRYYAVIRAKLSDMNTTINEMIQNMTIVQAFRREKGVQKEFADVNEDYFKVRMKEINLESLLLRPAVDLIWKISLTLIVWYYGSTSFHSAISFGALFAFVDYMGRFFEPINMIMNRLSQMQQATISAGRVFEIMDEMTEKQETGAQIERPRGEVVFDSVSFAYQGDDYVLKNVSFTAQPGQTIALVGHTGSGKSSLMNLLLGFYPVTKGSILIDGQDMRQIDTHSVRSHVGLVLQDPFLFTGSIGFNIRMYKDTITDEEVKRAAKAVRADEFISKLPGGYDEPVVERGMTLSAGQRQLISFARALAADPAMLILDEATASIDSETELAIQEALHVLSKGRTTFIIAHRLSTIQHADQILVLSRGEIMERGTHDELMAQNGLYQKMYQLQQGSASVESA
- a CDS encoding MFS transporter, producing MSQSRYTFWVLILAVGIAGVSQGLTIPMLTVLLEKQGVSSVMNGLNAAALYIGMVMVNPFLEIPLRRIGYRSTILWGLLLVTIATALIPMFSHLAVWFVLRLLMGVGDSGLHYASQMWVTKIAAPENRGRDLSIYGLAYGVGFSVGPLGLSVLHLGIWVPFGGLLVLYLIAFLLLSRIKNEFPAQIEQTEKKQNKYAFVLRLAWLALIPSFLFGFMETSLNGSFPVYALRTGLSIEWVSLILPSFVVGSIILQMPLGALSDRIGRKQVMLVCALVGGLAFFLFPFAGENIWLMMLLLAIAGAAVGSFYSLGLAFSADILPASMVPTAGIIAGVNFGVASILAPNVNGLLMDVWEPWTIFWLMGSLLVVFAAACLFFKQKTTQEQTYSMPLQKQG
- a CDS encoding CAP-associated domain-containing protein; protein product: MRKQKITSILALSLSLALLGHFAPVLPISVASAAPQAVAVKTNNVYNLQLGMSPAQVEQALGKPARIDPSHTGVEWWIYNQDLNNYLQVGMQNGKVVTLFSNGAKLNLNGITIGSTTKDLQNSWGAPQDTLTIMPSLRIQKNTLTHPTYIQNNQVITFSIDQLGGNKVAGVRISTPEHFATIAIGLMYPISYTKLPELPKLTDAQIKQAALAYEKQNLDLLNVARQRAKLPVITWDEQVAVVARAHSQDMGQHNFFNHTSPSTGSPFDRLKKAGIRYSSAGENIAYGQLDGVEAHISWMNSAGHRQNLLNPKFKQLGVGIVMKDGRPYFTQNFVTR
- a CDS encoding RDD family protein, encoding MNQLPHDEKAHEPVSHEPYHEAHPQHSYAGFWIRVVASLLDSMFLIGISYLVFNPLRRVFSVPYASFHFIDLVEVLFDLLYMILLTWWTGQTLGKLITGIRVISARQARGNLSGGQVLLREVIGKFIASLVFGLGYLWVAWHPRKQGWHDLIAKTYVVRDRRP
- the sppA gene encoding signal peptide peptidase SppA — its product is MHRKKWIALVIVLAVFLLGLLVEGIYGTYTDLVDHPGFAWEENVVSGYGNSKIVQLFVNGVISGQQNSAGLPSMTELLTEQLRRIEEDELVKAVVLRIDSPGGEVVATDELHRRLLRLKQVRNLPIVVSMGSTAASGGYYLATTGDAIFANPNTLTGSLGVIFNLFNYSEAANKLGVHQYAIKSGRFKDIGSPSRPLTDPEQHIFQTLVNESYNHFVDVIVKGRNLSRQRVLEIADGRVYSGEQAKRLGLIDEFGDLEEATRYAHSLSGEKEAMVIRYADQLSISKLLFSMKQYWSNPDPLGLNRIWDRQSSPRLLYQFMP